From the genome of Natrinema marinum:
AGACGACGCCCATCTGGACGATATCGAGGAAGGTGCCGGCTGCACGGAAATCTGGGAACACCTCGCCGAGAAGCGCGCCGAGTGAGGCGGCCGACTTCGGTTCGCCGATTCGAGCGCTCGCCGATATCGCGGCGGCGTGACGGGAGTTTTATGCTCGAGAAGCCGACACCTGTCGGCACAGGATGCAAACGACCGTCGGGCGGGAAGCGGAGCGCGGGATCCGGTATGCTATTCTCGCCGTCTTCGTCGTCGGCGTTCGCCGGCGGAATCCGGGCGCAGTCGTGAACGCAGTCGTCGCCCTCGCGGCGACGTATCTCCCCGGCGTGGCCGAACGACGGTACGACATCGAGTTCCAAGCCTGGCAGCGCGTCTATCTCCAGAGCGCGATGCTCACCCACGCCGTCGGTATGCTCGGCCCCTACGACGATGTCTGGTGGTGGGACCACCTCACGCACACCCACTCGGCGACGCTGCTCGGCGGCGCCGTCTTCGCGGCGGCCCGTCGCCGCGGCCGCGATCCCCGCCCGCGGGTCGTCGCGATCGTCGCCGTTGCCGGCGTGCTCTGGGAGATCGGCGAGTACGTCGTCCACACGGTCGCCGACTGGGTCGGCCTCGAGCCGCTGCTCGTCACCTACGGGCGGGCCGACACGCTGTTCGACCTCGTCTTCGATCTCGTCGGCGCGTTGCTCGTCCTCGTCTTCGGCGATCGCGTCCTCGGCAACCTCGAGCCGGCCGAGTAGCGACCGGTCCCGTCGCGAGGGGCGGCTTATTCGGACCGCTGTTCCTCGTTCGCGAGCGCGGCCCGACGAAGTCGCTCGCCCTTCTCGGTGCTGACCGTCAGGCTGGGCACGGTCGTCGGCTCGTTGTCGTCGTCGATCGCGACGTAGACGAAGTACGACTCCGTCGTCTGCTCGCGCTCGCGCGTCCGCAGGTCCTCGCGCTCGGTGAGCAGCCGCACCTTCACGCTCGAGGTGCCCGCGTCGTAGACGTAGGCGGTGATGTAGGCCGTGTCGCCCACGGCGATCGACCGCTCGAAGTTCATGCTTTCGACCCGAGCGGTGACGCAGGTCTCGCCCGAAAACCGCATGGCAGACATCGCCCCGACCTCGTCCATCCACTTCATGACGTTGCCGCCGTGGGCCGTCTCGAGCATGTTGGCGTGGTTGGGCTGGACCATCTCGCGGTTCTCGACGATCGTCTCCGTGAGATCCGTCATTGCGCGACGTTTCCTCACACCGGCAATCAGTCTTGCTTTCGGCGCGTTCCCCATCTCGCCTACGCGGCGGTCATCGGAGCCCTTCTGACCGCCTCCTCGCTGGCCTTCCCCCGGCGCGTCCACCGATACCGGCTCGCTCCCCGGCCGCCGTCCGATAGCGCAGCGGCGCGTCCGCCGCTCAACCCACCGTCGGCGGAGCGACCCCGCTCGAGTCGAAGTATTTTACGTCGGTTCCGGGTCCGATACTGGTAAAAGTCGCCGCCGAGTTGATCGGGTAATGAGCGATGCAGGCGAGGCCGACGTGCCGGAGCCGCCAGCCCCACCCGACCGCGACCGCGGCTCCGTCGAAGTCCTCGGAACGGCACACGTCTCGCAGGCGAGCGTCGACGAAGTACGAGAAACGATCGAACGGGAGCGGCCGGACGTCGTCGCCGTCGAACTCGACGAGGGCCGCTACCGTCAGATGCAAGGCGGAACGCCCGACGACATCGAGGCGGAGGATCTCCTCTCGGGCAACACCGTCTTCCAGTTTCTGGCCTACTGGATGCTGTCGTACGTCCAGTCCCGACTCGGCGATCAGTTCGACATCGAACCCGGAGCCGACATGCGCGCCGCGATCGAGGCCGCCGAGGAACACGGCAGCGGCGTCGCGCTGGTCGATCGCGACATCCAGATCACGATCCAGCGGTTCTGGCGGCGCCTCTCCGTCACCGAGAAGCTGAAGATGATCGGCGGGCTCGCGCTGGGGATCACCGATCCCCGGACGATCGGGCTCACCTTCGGTGCGATCGGCGGGATCGTCGTCGGCTTCCTCGTCGGCGCGTTTCTCGCTCCCTTGCTCGGATTCGGCGATCTCCTGCTGGTCGGCGTCACCGCGCCGACGACGTTACAGTACGTCGGCGGCGGCGCGATCGGCGCGCTCGTCGGCGCGTTCGTCGGGTTGCTCTTTCTCCCGCCCCTCGAGTCCGCCGGGCGATACACCGGTGGCTATCTCTCCGGGTTCTCGATACGAGTCCTCGCCGGCGTGGGACTCGGGATCGCCGGCTGTCTCGCGCTGGTCGCGACCGACACCTTCGTCGGTCCGTTCACGGCGGGTGCCGCCGAGAGTGCCGGTATCTACGCGGTTCGGGGAACGACCGGCGTCCTCGCCGGGCTCGGGGTCGGCGTCTCGATCGGGGCCGTTCTCGGCCTCTTCCTCGAGGCCGTCGGCGGCGACGTCGAGGAGATCGACGAGATCGACATCGAAGAGATGACCGACGGCGACGTCGTCGCCGCCATGATGGAGGAGTTCCGCCGCTTCAGCCCGCGGGGCGCGAACGCGCTGATCGACGAGCGCGACGCCTACATCGCACACAACCTCCACGAGCTCCGCGAGCAGGGGTACGACGTGCTCGCCGTCGTCGGCGCGGGCCACAAGGCCGGCATCGAGCGCCACCTGCAGAATCCGGCCAATATTCCGTCGCTCGAGTCGCTGTCGGGTACGGCCTCCAGCCGCAGATTCTCGCCGCTGAAGATCGTCGGCTACCTGATCATGGTCGGCTTCCTGGCGTTTTTCTTCCTGCTGATTATGGCGGGAGTTCAGAACACGTTCCTGCTGAAGCTGTTCGTCGCCTGGTTCCTGTTCAACGGGATCTTCGCGTTCACGCTGGCGCGGCTGGCCGGCGCGCGCTGGACCAGCGCGGGCGTCGGCGGCGCGATCGCCTGGCTGACGAGCATCAACCCGCTGCTCGCGCCCGGCTGGTTCGCCGGCTACGTCGAACTCAAACACCGGCCGGTCAACGTTCGCGACATCCAGACGCTAAACGAGATCGTCGGCGACACTGAACGGCCGATCGACGAAGCCATCGGGGCGATGTTCGACGTGCCGCTGTTCCGGCTCATCATGATCGTTGCGCTGACGAACATCGGGAGCATGATCGCGACGGCGCTGTTCCCGTTCGTCGTGTTGCCGTGGCTCGCCCCCGAGATCGGCGGCGTCGACGCGCTCATGGGCGAACTGCTGCAGGGCGCGAGAAACAGCCTCGAGCTCCTCCGGGGACTGCTATGAGCTACCGACCCCAGCAGCAATCCGAGTCGGAACTCCAGTTCAGCGACCGGGAGCTTCGCGACCTGGCCATCGCGTGGCTCACGCTCAGCGTCGCCTTCGCGCTGCTGTTCGCGCCGGTCCACATGGGCGAGAGCGTCGGCTTCTTTCTGACGATGGTCGCGTTGAGCCTCGTCACGGTCGGCGTGTCCTTCCTGCTCCACGAGATCGCACACAAGATGGTCGCGATCGAGTTCGGCCAGCTCGCCGAGTTCCGCGCGGACTACCAGATGCTCTTCCTCGCGATCATGGGCGCGTTGATCGGATTTCTGGTCGCCGCGCCGGGTGCCGTCTACCACCGCGGCCAGATCACGACGCGGGAGAACGGGCTAATCGCGCTCGCGGGGCCGGTGACGAACCTCTTTCTCGCGCTGCTTTTCCTCCCGCTGATGATCTTTCCCGGCGTGTTGGGAGTCGTCGGCCAGATGGGGATCTGGATCAACTTCTTCCTCGCGGCGTTCAACATGATCCCCTTCGGCCCGCTGGACGGCAAGTCCGTCCTCGAGTGGCACAAGGGCGTCTTCGCGCTGGTCTTCGTCCCGAGCGTGGCGCTCGCGGCGTTCGTGATCTTCCGCGTCGGGCTGTTCTGACGAGTTCGTCGCCGCACCGTCGTCTCCGCCGGACCGGTGACCTTTTGCTCACCCCGAGAGGTCGTTCAGACATGACCGATCCAGCGACCGATGCGGACGACGAACGGCTCACCTACGCCGAGACCGGCGTCGACATCGAGGCCAGCGAGGACGCGACCGCGGCGCTGCTCGAGGCCTTCGGCAGCGACCTGCGGACCGAGTATGCCGGCCTGATCGACATCGGCGACCGGTACCTGGCGCTGGCAACCGACGGCGTCGGCACGAAGCTGCTCGTCGCAGAAGCGATCGAGGACTTCTCGACGATCGGCATCGACTGCATCGCGATGAACGTCAACGATCTCGTTGCGGCCGGCGTCGAACCCGTCGCGTTCGTCGATTACCTGGCGATCGACGAACCCGACGAGGAGCTGACCAACCAGATCGGCGAGGGGCTTGCGGTGGGGTTAGAACAAGCCGACCTCACGATGCTCGGCGGCGAGACGGCGGTGATGCCCGAGGTCGTGAAAGGGTTCGACCTGGCCGGGACCTGCGCCGGGCTGGCGGAGAAAGACGACATCCTCGAGGGCGAGGCCGAAGTCGGCGACGCGCTCGTCGGCTTCCCCTCGAACGGCATCCACTCGAACGGCCTGACGCTGGCCCGTGAGGCCGCGACGCGGGAGCACGACTACACCGATCCGTTCCCGCTGGCCCCCGAGCGGACGATCGGCGAGGAACTGCTGCGCCCGACCCGGATCTACACCGATCTGCTCGAGCCGATGCGCGACCACGGCGTCCGCGCCGCGGCCCACGTCACGGGCGGCGGCTGGACGAACCTGCTGCGGATGGGCGAGCGCAAGTACACGATAGAAGATCCGCTGCCGGCCCAGCCGGTCTTCGAGTTCGTACAGGAGGAGGGCAACGTCACCGACGCGGAGATGCACCGCACGTTCAACATGGGAACCGGCTTCGTCGTCGCGGTGCCCGAGGAACGGGCCGACGACCTCGTCGCGGAAACGGACGGACGGGTCATCGGCCGCGTCGAAGACGGGAACTCGGTCGAAATCCGCGGCCTCTCGCTGTCCTAACGTTCGGTCGCCGACCGCATCGCGTCGTACTCCGCGTCGCTGTAAGCGATCAGGCGAACGTCCGCGAGCGTTTCCGGCTCGTAGTTCCGGACCTCCTCGCCGATGATCTCGGCACCGTCCATCAAGTCGAAGCCGGCGACGCCACAGCCCAACGCCGGGACGACGATCGACTCACAGCCGAGGTCGTCGGCCCGCTCGAGCGCGTTGCGGGTTGCATCGCGGATGCTCTCCGCCGTAGCCTGGCCGTCTCCGTAGTGGGGCATCGCCGCGGCGTGGATGACGTACTCGGCCTCGAGGTCGTAGGCGTCGGTGACCGCGACGGCACCGAGGTCGATTGGCCCCTTCTCCATCGCGGCGTCGTTGATCTCCTCGCCCGCGCCGCGACGGAGCGCGCCGGCGACGCCCGACCCCATTCGGAGGCTCGTGCCGGCGGCGTTGACGAGCGCGTCGGCGGACTGGTCGGCGATGTCGCCCTGAACGAAGCCGTACTCCATACGCGGAGCTTCCGGAGCGAGCACAAAGAACCTGACCGTGACGACCGATCGTCGGGGTGAGGGTTAGTCGGCGCGGACCCACTCGTCGCTGGCGGGAGGGATCGCGATATCGGTGTTTGCGACGCCGTAGAATTTCTCGCGGCCGATCGGCGTTCGGAGCCGCAGGACGCAGGTGTAGTTGGTTACCTCGAACGCGGTCACCGACCGCATGGAGCGTCGATGTGCGAGTTCGAAGCGCCGCGTTGCATCCGCTTCGACCGTCACGCGATTGCCGAGGGACCAGCTCAACGATTCGACGCGACTGGTATCGATGTCGAACAGCCGCGCGACCAGCTCCCGTCCTCGCCACCGACCGTTCGCACCCTGTGACCGGTTCTCGTGTGAACGCATATGATGATCGTTTCGGTCAATCGGGAAAAATGATACTATCTTCGTGAGCACTCGAGCGCTAGCACGCAGTGGCCCTCGTGGTCGAACTCTCGGTGAGTCGCTCACGGGGAGGCCGTCTCACCGATAAGGGCACGCTCCTGTTCCGGCCAGTCGCTCGAGCGACCGTTCTCGGGATCTTAGGCGGACCAAAACCTTTTTAGAATTAGGCCCACCTAACTTCTCTTGATGGAAGCACCCGCCCGCAGGGAGGATCGCAAATTCGAAGGTGAACCCGACGAACCGGCCGTGACCGTGACGAGCCACGAAACCCGTCCCGGAAAGATCGTCTTTACCGAACGCGACAACAGCGACGGCTGGATCGCGACGGATCTCGCCGTCCAACTCGAGCGCTGACCGGGCCCGACTCTCACGATCGACTCGTCTCAGTGCCGACCGTGAACTGTCGATAGCTATCTTCTCCGGCCGAAAAATCGTCTTCGCATCTGCGCTCGTCGACAGCCGTCGGCACGATTCGCCTTGTCAGTTCGTCGCCGACCGATCGAACCGGGCGGTTAGTGCGTTGCTTCGTCGAGGACGAGCGTGTCGTCTTCGAGGTAGTGTTCGAAGTGGTGGCCGTCTTCCTCTAACTGGACGAGGATCTCGCGCAGGATCTCGGCGGTCGCGGGGTCACCGAGGTTCTCGGCGAGTTCGATGCTACCGCGCATCGACTGGATGATGTCGCCGTACATCTCGAGGTCGTTTTCGAACATCGTGCGGATGTCGTAGACGTCTTCGCCCTCAAACTCGACCGTGGCGCGTTCCTCCTGAGCCGCGGGGCCGGAGACGGGGACGCCGCCCAGCGCCTGTGCGCGCTCGGCGATGATGTCCGCGCCCTCCTCGACGTGTTCGTAGGCCTCCTCGAGGAACTTGTGAAGCGGGAGAAACTCCGCGCCCTCGACGACCCAGTGGTGTTTCTTGAGCTGATGGTAGAGGACGTAGGAGTTCGCCAGTTCGGTGTTTAGTGCCTCGACGATCTGCTCGGCTTTGTCCTGCTCGAGGCGAAGCGCGTTCTCTTCGACGGTGCCGGCCTGCTGACGAACGGTCTTTTGAGTACTCATCCTATCTCGGAGTACACGCGCATTCTACTTAAAGCTTACCCAGTATGGAACATTTCTTTGCTAGCTCGAAACTCAGATTCCTATACTGAGAGTTTTACTTCCCGGTCCCGGTTTCAGAACGTGTTACCAAACGACACCCTCAAGAAAGCGTTTGTTTTTTCGAGGTCGAGTAAACATTTTCAACCTTCGACTCCAAGGGAGGGTATGGCAACGAGAATCGCCCAGCGGCGGGAGCGACTGTACGTCGACGGCGAGTGGCTCGAGGCCGAGAACGCGCTGTCGGTCTCGGACCTCGCCGAGGGCGGGACCTTCGCGCAGGTCGCCGCGGCGGGGCCGGCGGAGGCGCGGGCGGCGCTCGCGGCGGCCCACGAGATCAAACCGACCATGCGCGAGACGACGGTCGTCGAACGCGCTGAGTGGTGTGAAGCGATCGCCGATGGACTTCGCACACGCGAGGAGGAACTCGCTGAGGTCATCGTCCGCGAGGCGGGGAAACCGATCTCGTCGGCCCGCGGCGAGGTCGGACAGGCAGCCGAGCGATTCGACCGCGCGGCCGAGGAAGCACGTAACATCGTCAACAAAGGCGAGTACCTCGAGGGCTCGACGGCGGGCCACGAGGGCTGGCAGGCGATCGTCAAGCACGAACCCATCGGCGCTGTCCTCTGTATCACGCCCTACAACTATCCGCTGGCGACGACGGCGCTGCAGGTCGCGCCCGCGCTCGCGGCCGGCAACAGCGTGCTGCTCAAGCCCGCGAGCAAGACGCCCGTCTCGGCCGCGATCCTCGCGGACGTCATCACCGACGTCGACGGGATCCCCGAGGGCGCGTTCAACTTCGTCCCCGGCGAGGCGAGCGAGATCGGCGACGTACTGGCCGGCGACGACCGCGTCAACGCCATCGCCATGACCGGCTCCTCGGGCGCGGGCAAACACGTCGCCCGCGAGAGCGGCATGGTCAACCTCCACATGGAACTGGGCGGCAACGCTCCGGCGGTCGTCTTCGAGGACGCCGACCTCGCCGACGTGGCGGGCAACTGCGCCAAGGGCTCGTTCAAGTACGCCGGCCAGCGCTGCTCGGCCATCTCGCGCGTGCTCGCCCACGAGTCAGTCCACGACGACCTCGTCGACCTGCTCGACGGGCAGATGGACGCCTGGCAGGCCGGCGACCTCTTCGACGAGACCACCGCTTTCGGCCCGCTCATCAGCGAGGAGCAGGCCGACTGGGTCGAGGAACTCGTCGACGACGCCGTCGAGAAGGGGGCCGACCTGATCCGCGGCGGCGAACGCCGCGCCCCCGAGGGCGTCCCGGACGAACTCGGCAACCAGTTCTTCGAGCCGACGTTGCTCGCGAACGTCCCCCACGACGCCCGACTCATCGACGAAGAGCAGTTCGGCCCCATCGCGGCGATCACCACGTTCGACGACGAGACCGAGGCCTTAGAGATCGCCAACGGCTCCGACCTCGCGCTCGACGCGGCGGTGTTCACGAACGACTACAAGCGCGCGATGCGGATGGCCGAGCGCATCGATGCCGGCGCGGTCCGGATCAACGGCGCGCCCAGCCACGGCCTCGGCGATGTGCCCTTCGGCGGCAACAAGGACTCGGGGATCGGCCGCGAGGGCCTCGACGCCTCGATCCACGCGATGATGCGCCAGAAGAGTATCGTGCTCTGAATCCGGTCAGAACTCGACCGTTTTGCGCACCAGCACCGACTCCTCGTCGCCGCCGACGACGACCACGGAAATCGTCTCGGTCGCGTCGATCTCGTACTCGAGCGTCGCTTCCTCGCCTTCTTCGGTCAACGTTGCCCGCGTCCCCCTGCTGTCGCGGAGTTCGACGCGGCCGCTCCCGATAGACCCGAGCACCACGGTAACCGACTGCGTGGCCGTTTCGACGTCGACGGAGAC
Proteins encoded in this window:
- a CDS encoding acyl-CoA thioesterase translates to MTDLTETIVENREMVQPNHANMLETAHGGNVMKWMDEVGAMSAMRFSGETCVTARVESMNFERSIAVGDTAYITAYVYDAGTSSVKVRLLTEREDLRTREREQTTESYFVYVAIDDDNEPTTVPSLTVSTEKGERLRRAALANEEQRSE
- a CDS encoding metalloprotease, translated to MSYRPQQQSESELQFSDRELRDLAIAWLTLSVAFALLFAPVHMGESVGFFLTMVALSLVTVGVSFLLHEIAHKMVAIEFGQLAEFRADYQMLFLAIMGALIGFLVAAPGAVYHRGQITTRENGLIALAGPVTNLFLALLFLPLMIFPGVLGVVGQMGIWINFFLAAFNMIPFGPLDGKSVLEWHKGVFALVFVPSVALAAFVIFRVGLF
- a CDS encoding TraB/GumN family protein, with the translated sequence MSDAGEADVPEPPAPPDRDRGSVEVLGTAHVSQASVDEVRETIERERPDVVAVELDEGRYRQMQGGTPDDIEAEDLLSGNTVFQFLAYWMLSYVQSRLGDQFDIEPGADMRAAIEAAEEHGSGVALVDRDIQITIQRFWRRLSVTEKLKMIGGLALGITDPRTIGLTFGAIGGIVVGFLVGAFLAPLLGFGDLLLVGVTAPTTLQYVGGGAIGALVGAFVGLLFLPPLESAGRYTGGYLSGFSIRVLAGVGLGIAGCLALVATDTFVGPFTAGAAESAGIYAVRGTTGVLAGLGVGVSIGAVLGLFLEAVGGDVEEIDEIDIEEMTDGDVVAAMMEEFRRFSPRGANALIDERDAYIAHNLHELREQGYDVLAVVGAGHKAGIERHLQNPANIPSLESLSGTASSRRFSPLKIVGYLIMVGFLAFFFLLIMAGVQNTFLLKLFVAWFLFNGIFAFTLARLAGARWTSAGVGGAIAWLTSINPLLAPGWFAGYVELKHRPVNVRDIQTLNEIVGDTERPIDEAIGAMFDVPLFRLIMIVALTNIGSMIATALFPFVVLPWLAPEIGGVDALMGELLQGARNSLELLRGLL
- the dpsA gene encoding DNA starvation/stationary phase protection protein DpsA — translated: MSTQKTVRQQAGTVEENALRLEQDKAEQIVEALNTELANSYVLYHQLKKHHWVVEGAEFLPLHKFLEEAYEHVEEGADIIAERAQALGGVPVSGPAAQEERATVEFEGEDVYDIRTMFENDLEMYGDIIQSMRGSIELAENLGDPATAEILREILVQLEEDGHHFEHYLEDDTLVLDEATH
- the purM gene encoding phosphoribosylformylglycinamidine cyclo-ligase, whose product is MTDPATDADDERLTYAETGVDIEASEDATAALLEAFGSDLRTEYAGLIDIGDRYLALATDGVGTKLLVAEAIEDFSTIGIDCIAMNVNDLVAAGVEPVAFVDYLAIDEPDEELTNQIGEGLAVGLEQADLTMLGGETAVMPEVVKGFDLAGTCAGLAEKDDILEGEAEVGDALVGFPSNGIHSNGLTLAREAATREHDYTDPFPLAPERTIGEELLRPTRIYTDLLEPMRDHGVRAAAHVTGGGWTNLLRMGERKYTIEDPLPAQPVFEFVQEEGNVTDAEMHRTFNMGTGFVVAVPEERADDLVAETDGRVIGRVEDGNSVEIRGLSLS
- a CDS encoding aldehyde dehydrogenase family protein; this encodes MATRIAQRRERLYVDGEWLEAENALSVSDLAEGGTFAQVAAAGPAEARAALAAAHEIKPTMRETTVVERAEWCEAIADGLRTREEELAEVIVREAGKPISSARGEVGQAAERFDRAAEEARNIVNKGEYLEGSTAGHEGWQAIVKHEPIGAVLCITPYNYPLATTALQVAPALAAGNSVLLKPASKTPVSAAILADVITDVDGIPEGAFNFVPGEASEIGDVLAGDDRVNAIAMTGSSGAGKHVARESGMVNLHMELGGNAPAVVFEDADLADVAGNCAKGSFKYAGQRCSAISRVLAHESVHDDLVDLLDGQMDAWQAGDLFDETTAFGPLISEEQADWVEELVDDAVEKGADLIRGGERRAPEGVPDELGNQFFEPTLLANVPHDARLIDEEQFGPIAAITTFDDETEALEIANGSDLALDAAVFTNDYKRAMRMAERIDAGAVRINGAPSHGLGDVPFGGNKDSGIGREGLDASIHAMMRQKSIVL
- a CDS encoding DUF7331 family protein; the protein is MEAPARREDRKFEGEPDEPAVTVTSHETRPGKIVFTERDNSDGWIATDLAVQLER
- a CDS encoding macro domain-containing protein, which produces MEYGFVQGDIADQSADALVNAAGTSLRMGSGVAGALRRGAGEEINDAAMEKGPIDLGAVAVTDAYDLEAEYVIHAAAMPHYGDGQATAESIRDATRNALERADDLGCESIVVPALGCGVAGFDLMDGAEIIGEEVRNYEPETLADVRLIAYSDAEYDAMRSATER